A part of Methanothrix sp. genomic DNA contains:
- a CDS encoding isocitrate/isopropylmalate family dehydrogenase — protein sequence MNQKEAIDRAKEHFGRLLEEQLARVEQMKAAGGWVDYSSLKPLIIGYVDGDGIGPYITAEAIRVLQSLLRDEIERGDVELRKIGGLSIEERARAMKALPDDALEALKKCHVILKGPLTTPKKGDPWPNLESANVAMRRELDLFANVRPVSIPSEGIDWVFFRENTEGEYVLGSKGLNVTEDLAVDFKVITTQGSERIIRLAFDYARRNNINRVSVVTKANVVKTTDGKFLEIARSIAKEYPEITFDDWFVDIMAAKLVDTKRRRDFRVIVLPNLYGDILTDEAAEFQGGVGTAGSANIGKRYAMFEAIHGSAPRMVQEGRAQYADPSSIMRASTMLLRHVGMVDKARKLEMALDICGQFERKLVMTGRPGGATGREFADYVIETMNSEDLESRWLSYTGKGI from the coding sequence ATGAACCAGAAAGAGGCTATAGATAGGGCGAAGGAGCATTTCGGCAGGCTTCTGGAGGAGCAGCTTGCGAGGGTGGAGCAGATGAAGGCTGCCGGCGGCTGGGTGGACTACAGCAGCCTGAAGCCACTGATCATAGGATACGTCGATGGCGATGGGATAGGCCCGTACATAACAGCCGAGGCCATAAGGGTTCTCCAGAGCCTCCTCAGAGATGAGATCGAGAGGGGAGATGTGGAGCTCAGAAAGATCGGGGGGCTCAGCATAGAGGAGCGGGCAAGGGCGATGAAGGCCCTTCCCGATGATGCTCTTGAGGCCCTGAAGAAGTGCCATGTGATCCTAAAGGGCCCGCTCACAACTCCGAAGAAGGGCGACCCCTGGCCGAACCTGGAGAGCGCAAACGTGGCGATGCGCCGCGAGCTGGATCTCTTCGCAAACGTGAGGCCTGTCTCCATACCCTCAGAGGGGATAGACTGGGTCTTCTTCAGGGAGAACACCGAGGGCGAGTATGTCCTCGGAAGCAAGGGCCTCAACGTCACTGAAGATCTGGCGGTCGACTTCAAGGTTATAACCACACAGGGCTCTGAGCGGATAATACGCCTCGCCTTCGATTATGCGAGGAGGAACAACATCAACAGGGTATCTGTGGTGACAAAGGCAAATGTCGTGAAAACAACAGACGGGAAGTTCCTCGAGATCGCGAGATCCATCGCTAAAGAGTACCCTGAGATAACCTTCGACGACTGGTTTGTCGACATAATGGCGGCGAAGCTCGTGGATACAAAGAGGAGACGGGATTTCAGGGTGATAGTCCTCCCGAACCTCTATGGGGACATACTCACTGATGAGGCTGCAGAGTTCCAGGGAGGCGTGGGGACAGCAGGAAGCGCGAACATAGGCAAGAGATACGCCATGTTCGAGGCGATACACGGCTCGGCTCCAAGGATGGTCCAGGAGGGGAGGGCGCAGTACGCGGATCCATCGAGCATCATGCGCGCCTCGACGATGCTGCTCCGCCATGTCGGGATGGTTGACAAGGCGAGAAAGCTCGAGATGGCTCTTGACATCTGCGGTCAGTTCGAGAGGAAACTTGTGATGACCGGCAGGCCTGGAGGTGCCACCGGCAGGGAGTTCGCGGATTATGTTATAGAGACGATGAACTCTGAGGATCTCGAGAGCAGATGGCTCTCCTACACAGGCAAAGGGATTTAG
- the mcrC gene encoding methyl-coenzyme M reductase I operon protein C, whose product MIGRQTQVVDCRESMGLAKGGGLAQRGTLSEAARPDVIAIAMSPGRRHITKPVCEITYGLRREGIQTSVLVLEAGTGVPESFPQASRGYGPTFGLTPKEIEQIQRHKIAVIHLGNVKSHVIYKTRDILAFVDIPAVVVSQCPVDFEDFAKEGVKTRVVMPPKSKQVTKGTVVDIVTGVTRGATCGRSKLNTLAKVLNRHLAEMESKKTE is encoded by the coding sequence ATGATCGGCAGGCAGACCCAGGTCGTGGACTGCAGGGAGAGCATGGGGCTGGCCAAGGGCGGTGGGCTCGCGCAGAGGGGCACCCTGTCAGAGGCGGCGAGGCCGGATGTCATAGCGATTGCGATGTCCCCCGGAAGGAGGCACATAACCAAGCCCGTCTGCGAGATAACCTACGGTCTGAGAAGGGAGGGCATACAGACGAGCGTTCTGGTTCTCGAGGCCGGGACAGGCGTCCCGGAGTCGTTTCCCCAGGCTTCGAGGGGCTACGGCCCCACATTCGGTTTGACCCCGAAGGAGATAGAGCAGATACAGAGGCACAAGATAGCCGTGATACATCTCGGCAACGTGAAGTCGCATGTCATCTATAAAACAAGAGATATACTCGCGTTTGTGGATATCCCTGCTGTCGTCGTTTCTCAGTGCCCCGTGGACTTCGAGGACTTCGCAAAGGAGGGCGTGAAGACGCGGGTCGTCATGCCACCGAAGAGCAAGCAGGTCACAAAGGGTACTGTGGTGGACATAGTCACCGGGGTGACGAGGGGCGCGACATGCGGCAGGAGCAAGCTCAACACGCTTGCCAAGGTCCTGAACAGGCATCTCGCTGAGATGGAATCAAAGAAAACCGAGTGA
- the eif1A gene encoding translation initiation factor eIF-1A: protein MHQKDVDEAVVTRVRVPRKQNREVFGYVESLLGSNRIKVRCMDGQTRIARIPGKMKKRIWIREGDVVIVVPWEFQDDKADVIWRYTGPQVDWLERKGYLKSTP, encoded by the coding sequence CTGCATCAGAAAGATGTTGACGAGGCTGTTGTAACGAGGGTACGGGTCCCTCGCAAGCAGAACAGGGAGGTATTCGGGTACGTGGAGAGCCTCCTGGGCTCCAACCGTATCAAGGTAAGGTGCATGGACGGTCAGACCAGGATCGCCAGGATACCGGGAAAGATGAAGAAGCGGATATGGATCCGCGAGGGAGATGTTGTCATAGTGGTTCCCTGGGAGTTCCAGGACGACAAGGCGGATGTGATATGGAGATACACCGGCCCGCAGGTCGACTGGCTTGAGCGCAAGGGATACCTCAAATCAACACCATGA
- a CDS encoding serine protein kinase RIO: MKRRDEEELDARIDLFRRRIKDANDLKVRDDVFDTRTLMNLYYLSKKGYVEALGGSISRGKEANIFHALGRGGKHLALKIYRVATSDFKAMQDYILGDPRFRSVKGNKRSLVNAWTRKEYRNLLRAEDVGVRVPHPYAVRENILVMDLVGTDGVAAPLLKEVELEKEEAERIYRKIADYVVLLHNRAGLVHADLSEFNILYDGEPVLIDMGQAVTLDHPNAMEFLKRDISNLVRFFRERYGIGSEDEIWSRIESDDE, encoded by the coding sequence ATGAAGCGAAGGGACGAGGAGGAGCTCGACGCGCGTATCGATCTCTTCCGCAGGCGCATAAAGGACGCAAACGATTTGAAGGTAAGGGATGACGTTTTTGATACGCGCACCCTCATGAACCTCTACTACCTCTCCAAGAAGGGCTACGTCGAGGCCCTGGGGGGCTCGATCAGCCGTGGGAAGGAGGCAAATATATTCCACGCGCTCGGCCGGGGAGGCAAGCACCTCGCCCTGAAGATCTACAGGGTCGCGACAAGCGATTTCAAGGCGATGCAGGACTACATCCTGGGGGATCCGAGGTTCAGGAGCGTTAAGGGAAACAAGCGCAGCCTGGTGAACGCCTGGACCAGGAAGGAGTACAGGAACCTGCTCAGGGCAGAGGATGTCGGCGTGCGTGTACCCCACCCCTACGCTGTGAGGGAGAACATCCTGGTCATGGATCTCGTCGGCACTGATGGCGTCGCCGCACCGCTCCTCAAGGAGGTTGAGCTTGAGAAAGAGGAGGCGGAGCGCATTTACAGGAAGATCGCTGATTACGTTGTTCTCCTCCACAACCGCGCGGGGCTCGTACACGCGGATCTTAGCGAGTTCAACATACTCTACGATGGGGAGCCGGTGCTGATAGACATGGGCCAGGCTGTGACGCTAGACCATCCGAACGCGATGGAGTTCCTGAAAAGAGATATATCCAATCTGGTGAGGTTCTTCAGGGAACGCTATGGCATAGGATCTGAGGATGAGATCTGGAGCAGGATAGAATCAGATGATGAATGA
- a CDS encoding site-2 protease family protein: MDFSSEQWLILIVLALGLLSLLGTALGGERGISSWGPVIFVRTTKGLGLLDRLAGARRLWRLTTTLCMPLVLAGMIYFLLLLLLMVYVMWRAPPEPGSYSSPRNVLLIPGVNQYIPLIWGWIALCVTIVVHELSHGILCRVEGIRVKSMGLVFLLFPIGAFVEPDDSELFGDEKNPPKATRHARMRILSAGVIANFVVAALALSLFFGPVISALSPVDRVIVVDVEHESRFAGDVRAGMVASGASSIEELYRIASERRSVELFDETSRKAISGEPVLGVLVVDIFEGSPAEDAGMPERFVITEINETRIESLESFRDYMNSTSPGQVLRINTTGGSYSVRLAPKGDGTGMIGVAISGTALYLDGVILQEFQAERFLALMRSIPSSGLRGFNTLMGLPFTGIGGFTSDGFQGFSGAMLYLFEPAGWAEPLGGKIFWIANLLLWIGWINMYAGLFNCLPTIPLDGGHIVRDLIQTLLDRVMSERSAERFTRGIVAALSWLVISSLIFTVLGPYLAHGIPL; encoded by the coding sequence ATGGATTTCAGCAGCGAGCAGTGGCTCATTCTGATCGTGCTGGCTCTTGGACTGCTCTCCCTCCTCGGGACAGCGCTTGGCGGTGAGAGGGGGATCAGCAGCTGGGGGCCCGTGATTTTTGTGAGAACAACCAAGGGGCTGGGCCTCCTCGACAGGCTTGCGGGTGCTAGGCGTCTCTGGCGTTTAACAACGACACTCTGCATGCCCCTCGTCCTTGCGGGGATGATCTACTTTCTGCTCCTGCTTCTTCTGATGGTGTATGTGATGTGGAGGGCGCCACCCGAGCCCGGGAGCTACAGCTCTCCGCGGAACGTTCTGCTCATACCGGGGGTCAATCAGTACATACCGCTCATCTGGGGATGGATCGCTCTATGCGTCACGATAGTGGTCCACGAGCTCTCACACGGAATCCTGTGCAGGGTCGAGGGAATACGGGTAAAATCGATGGGCCTGGTATTCCTGCTCTTCCCGATAGGCGCATTCGTCGAGCCTGATGATTCCGAGCTCTTCGGGGACGAGAAAAATCCCCCAAAGGCGACACGGCATGCAAGGATGAGGATACTGTCCGCAGGGGTCATCGCGAACTTTGTGGTGGCTGCGTTGGCGCTGTCCCTCTTCTTCGGTCCTGTCATAAGCGCGTTATCGCCGGTCGACAGGGTCATCGTTGTGGATGTCGAGCATGAAAGCAGATTTGCAGGCGACGTCCGCGCGGGAATGGTTGCATCAGGCGCAAGCAGCATTGAGGAGCTTTACAGGATAGCATCTGAGAGAAGATCCGTGGAGCTTTTCGATGAAACCTCCAGAAAAGCTATCTCCGGAGAGCCGGTCCTGGGGGTGCTCGTAGTCGATATCTTCGAGGGATCGCCGGCGGAGGATGCCGGAATGCCTGAGAGGTTCGTGATCACAGAGATCAATGAAACCAGAATCGAATCCCTCGAGAGCTTCAGAGATTACATGAACTCCACATCCCCCGGACAGGTTCTGAGAATAAACACCACAGGTGGATCTTACAGCGTGAGGCTTGCGCCCAAGGGCGATGGCACTGGCATGATAGGGGTCGCGATCTCAGGCACCGCACTCTACCTTGATGGTGTTATCCTCCAGGAGTTCCAGGCGGAGCGGTTCCTCGCGCTCATGAGATCGATCCCATCAAGCGGGTTGAGGGGGTTCAACACGCTCATGGGACTGCCGTTTACGGGCATCGGTGGGTTCACATCTGACGGCTTCCAGGGCTTCAGCGGAGCGATGCTCTACCTCTTCGAGCCAGCCGGATGGGCGGAGCCGCTGGGTGGTAAGATATTCTGGATCGCCAACCTCCTGCTCTGGATAGGCTGGATAAACATGTACGCCGGTCTGTTCAACTGCCTGCCGACGATACCGCTCGACGGAGGCCACATAGTTCGTGATCTTATCCAAACGCTCCTCGACAGGGTGATGAGCGAGAGGAGCGCCGAGCGTTTCACCAGGGGCATAGTGGCCGCGCTATCATGGCTCGTGATATCCTCACTGATCTTCACAGTTCTCGGACCGTATCTAGCTCACGGGATACCGCTCTGA
- a CDS encoding KH domain-containing protein — MNIKIPGDRIGAVIGPNGETKRYLEERCRVSLDIDSESGVVTVTSQGDALDAMKAMDVLRAIARGFSPERAFALLDDDMLMLDVMDLSSLAATKNDMIRIKGRIIGKDGKTRELMESLTGARISVYGKTVSIIGYPEQIKVVRSALEMLIDGAPHGNVYSFLERKRRDLLEMEL, encoded by the coding sequence ATGAATATCAAGATTCCCGGCGACAGGATCGGCGCGGTGATAGGCCCGAACGGAGAGACGAAGAGGTACCTGGAGGAGAGGTGCAGGGTATCGCTGGACATAGACAGCGAGAGCGGTGTTGTCACCGTGACCTCTCAGGGGGATGCTCTGGATGCCATGAAGGCCATGGATGTTCTCAGGGCCATAGCGAGGGGATTCTCGCCGGAGCGGGCGTTCGCGCTGCTGGACGATGACATGCTGATGCTCGACGTCATGGATCTCTCGAGCCTGGCCGCGACGAAGAACGACATGATCAGGATAAAGGGAAGGATCATAGGCAAGGACGGCAAGACCAGGGAGCTGATGGAGAGCCTGACAGGGGCGAGGATCTCTGTATACGGAAAGACCGTCTCCATCATCGGGTACCCCGAGCAGATAAAGGTCGTGCGCTCAGCCCTCGAGATGCTGATCGACGGCGCGCCCCATGGCAACGTTTACAGCTTCCTCGAGAGGAAGCGGAGAGATCTCCTGGAGATGGAGCTCTGA
- a CDS encoding DUF460 domain-containing protein, which produces MMDSRIFGVDIASGSPRSRSQPSYALFVIDGESSYCYEMVSRQKLIRIVREKRPDIIAVDNIYELAADRNELTALMRLFPPNTRIVQVTGGDHPEPLVKVARWHGIVFDRLNPMHEAEACARLAAKGIGCAVSVFEDRTWIKVSRRRSPGRGGWSQNRYSRKIHGNVKLLSREIEHHLKESGLEFTMKAVEGLGGYIRCEFVVEAPRERVPVHTSSRGDVQIRVAPIPRQHLQFVPLQQRRDYIIVGIDPGTTTGLAALNLKGELVDIVSARTMSSSDVIEWIAARGRPLIVATDVSPAPGAVEKIKRAFNAVLFSPSEDLAAEDKILLARPFNYRNDHERDALAAAMSAFKKYRNKFSQVEKKISRDVNPDEVKALVVRGYSIEKAMAELLESDEAPVQPSGEPPQIPQPKPEELRLLTEQVKNLREYVEDLRAEISSKDKEISELKRQLEKMQDRDYRDMKRDHEIRIRDKEIERLRNLLRAERKRLRRLRSEAQKIRKAERIEEMAGYRKLKPVPVFSKEAILSARSRWSIGEGDLILLQDPSGGGPNTADLIADLGVEAVVVMKEMPQRMREYFMEKSVPVLSADDVSVRTIDGISFVDPEMLKAAKERWEEQRKAYEAEKRAERLRSIIEEYRAERLREERLEAKRRSQPL; this is translated from the coding sequence ATGATGGATAGCAGGATATTCGGTGTGGACATCGCCAGCGGCTCCCCAAGAAGCAGGAGCCAGCCGAGCTACGCCCTTTTTGTTATAGATGGAGAGAGCAGCTACTGCTATGAGATGGTAAGCAGGCAGAAGCTCATCCGGATTGTGAGAGAGAAGAGGCCGGATATCATAGCTGTGGATAACATCTACGAGCTCGCAGCGGACAGGAACGAGCTCACAGCCCTCATGAGGCTGTTCCCTCCAAACACGAGAATCGTCCAGGTGACCGGAGGGGATCATCCAGAGCCGCTCGTCAAGGTGGCGAGATGGCACGGAATCGTCTTCGACAGATTGAATCCGATGCATGAGGCTGAGGCGTGTGCACGCCTTGCCGCAAAGGGCATCGGCTGTGCTGTCTCCGTCTTCGAGGACAGGACATGGATAAAGGTGAGCCGGAGGCGCTCTCCTGGAAGGGGTGGGTGGAGCCAGAACAGGTACTCCAGGAAGATACACGGAAACGTGAAGCTTCTCTCCAGAGAGATCGAGCACCATCTCAAGGAGAGCGGGCTCGAGTTCACGATGAAGGCCGTTGAGGGGCTCGGCGGTTACATCAGGTGCGAGTTCGTGGTCGAGGCGCCCAGGGAGAGGGTGCCTGTGCACACCAGCTCGAGGGGAGATGTGCAGATACGTGTAGCTCCGATCCCGCGGCAGCATTTGCAGTTCGTGCCCCTGCAGCAGCGGAGGGACTACATCATCGTTGGCATAGATCCGGGAACCACGACAGGTCTCGCTGCCCTCAATCTCAAGGGCGAGCTCGTCGATATCGTCTCAGCCAGAACCATGTCCTCCTCAGATGTCATCGAGTGGATAGCAGCCCGCGGCAGACCTCTGATAGTGGCCACGGACGTCTCGCCAGCCCCAGGAGCTGTGGAGAAGATCAAGCGGGCGTTCAATGCGGTTCTCTTCTCACCCTCAGAGGATCTGGCCGCTGAGGATAAGATCCTGCTCGCCAGACCGTTCAACTACAGGAACGATCACGAGAGGGATGCGCTTGCTGCTGCCATGAGCGCATTCAAAAAGTACAGAAACAAGTTCAGCCAGGTTGAGAAGAAGATCTCGAGGGATGTGAATCCGGACGAGGTGAAGGCGCTTGTGGTGAGGGGTTACTCCATCGAGAAGGCGATGGCTGAGCTTCTTGAGTCTGATGAGGCGCCTGTGCAGCCGTCTGGAGAGCCTCCGCAGATCCCGCAGCCCAAACCTGAGGAGCTGAGGCTCCTTACAGAGCAGGTCAAAAATCTCAGGGAGTACGTGGAGGACCTCAGGGCTGAGATTTCCTCCAAGGATAAAGAGATCTCAGAGCTGAAGAGGCAGCTGGAGAAGATGCAGGACAGAGACTACAGGGATATGAAGCGCGACCACGAGATCCGGATAAGGGATAAGGAGATCGAGCGGCTCAGAAATCTTCTGAGAGCTGAGAGGAAACGCCTGCGGAGGCTCAGATCAGAGGCGCAGAAAATCAGGAAGGCAGAGCGCATAGAGGAGATGGCGGGGTACAGGAAGCTGAAGCCTGTTCCCGTCTTCTCGAAGGAGGCCATCCTCTCTGCGAGGAGCAGGTGGTCCATAGGCGAGGGGGATCTAATCCTCCTCCAGGATCCGTCTGGCGGTGGCCCGAACACAGCCGATCTGATCGCAGATCTTGGGGTTGAGGCTGTGGTTGTCATGAAGGAGATGCCCCAGAGGATGAGGGAGTACTTCATGGAGAAATCTGTTCCTGTTCTCAGCGCAGATGATGTCTCCGTGAGGACTATAGACGGAATATCATTCGTGGACCCTGAGATGCTGAAGGCTGCGAAGGAGAGATGGGAGGAGCAGAGAAAGGCATACGAGGCAGAGAAGCGGGCCGAGCGGCTGAGAAGCATCATCGAGGAGTACAGGGCTGAGAGGCTCAGGGAGGAGAGGCTCGAGGCCAAGCGAAGATCACAGCCACTCTGA
- a CDS encoding cofactor-independent phosphoglycerate mutase, whose product MKYVVLLGDGMADWPLESLGGRTPLQAARKPNMDLIARTGRCGLARTVPDGMTPGSDVANLSIMGYDPRRYYTGRAPLEAAAMRIPLGENEIAFRCNFVTVIDGIMDDYSAGHITSEEGAEIAKSLKEVVPGGRIYPGVSYRNIVVLTECRDAVCTPPHDIMGKPVSDHLPRGDDAHILMDIMERARPILENHPINRRRVSRGLKPANMIWLWGQGPAPSMPRFHEIYGLNGAVISAVDLLKGLGVYAGWRVIDVPGATGTIDTDYAGKVRAALEALESVDIVYLHIEAPDEAAHSGDVEQKMRAIELFDERVVGPMICGLKRSGGAWRVLLLPDHPTPIKIRTHSTDPVPFAIAGSGIDADSVDSFDEISASRGYYGRIEGRELIRLLIAG is encoded by the coding sequence TTGAAGTACGTTGTGCTTCTCGGAGATGGGATGGCCGACTGGCCTCTGGAATCTCTGGGCGGGAGAACGCCCCTGCAGGCCGCACGCAAGCCGAACATGGATCTCATCGCTCGCACCGGGCGTTGCGGTCTCGCCAGGACGGTGCCTGATGGCATGACCCCCGGAAGCGATGTCGCAAACCTCTCGATAATGGGCTATGATCCGAGGAGGTACTACACAGGGAGGGCACCCCTTGAGGCTGCCGCTATGCGGATACCTCTCGGGGAGAACGAGATCGCGTTCAGATGCAATTTCGTCACTGTGATTGATGGCATCATGGACGACTACAGCGCCGGTCACATCACATCTGAGGAGGGCGCTGAGATAGCTAAATCCCTGAAAGAGGTTGTACCCGGTGGCAGGATATATCCTGGGGTGAGCTACAGGAACATAGTCGTTTTAACGGAATGCAGGGATGCGGTTTGCACTCCGCCTCATGATATAATGGGCAAACCCGTATCAGATCATCTACCGAGGGGGGATGATGCGCACATCCTGATGGACATCATGGAGAGGGCAAGGCCCATACTCGAGAACCATCCTATCAATCGCAGGCGTGTAAGCAGGGGTTTGAAGCCCGCAAACATGATCTGGCTCTGGGGGCAGGGGCCTGCGCCGTCGATGCCGAGGTTTCATGAGATTTACGGGCTTAATGGAGCTGTGATCTCAGCGGTGGATCTTCTCAAGGGGCTGGGCGTCTACGCTGGCTGGCGCGTGATCGATGTTCCGGGGGCAACGGGCACCATCGATACAGACTACGCCGGCAAGGTCAGGGCCGCGCTCGAGGCTCTTGAATCAGTGGACATAGTGTATCTTCATATAGAGGCGCCGGACGAGGCCGCGCACTCCGGGGATGTGGAACAGAAAATGAGAGCGATAGAGCTCTTCGATGAGAGGGTGGTCGGCCCGATGATCTGCGGTTTGAAGAGATCTGGAGGGGCGTGGCGTGTGCTTCTTCTCCCGGATCACCCCACGCCCATAAAGATAAGAACACACTCCACAGACCCTGTGCCATTCGCGATAGCCGGCTCCGGAATAGATGCTGATTCTGTCGATTCGTTCGACGAGATCTCAGCGTCCAGGGGATACTATGGAAGGATCGAGGGAAGGGAGCTCATCAGGCTGCTCATCGCGGGATGA
- a CDS encoding RIO1 family regulatory kinase/ATPase, with protein MIQLAERFLSLRSEDVILLRAIEAGMRRREWVPLEEISAISGIPASKAEYHLRLLSGRKLVTYTKVPYEGYQIEFAAYDLLALHDLVRRGFVASLGDRLGVGKESVVYEALDDIPMVIKFHREGRTSFSRVRRVRDYLRDRPKVAWIYAAALAARTEFEVMRRLYPSVSVPKPIARSRHAVAMERVTGVLLTKTELDDPEFCINRILEEIGKAYRLGVIHADLSEYNVIVGDDITIIDWPQAVGRDHESAEELLSRDVSNILKYFKRKYKINLNPGDVLRKIKVDDG; from the coding sequence GTGATACAGCTCGCAGAGCGTTTTCTCAGCCTCAGATCAGAGGATGTGATCCTGCTGAGAGCCATCGAGGCCGGAATGCGCCGGAGGGAGTGGGTGCCCCTCGAGGAGATCTCGGCCATCTCCGGCATACCGGCCTCGAAGGCTGAGTACCATCTCAGGCTGCTTTCGGGAAGAAAGCTCGTCACCTACACGAAGGTGCCATACGAGGGGTACCAGATCGAGTTTGCTGCATACGATCTTCTCGCCCTTCACGATCTCGTAAGAAGGGGTTTTGTGGCATCGCTTGGCGACAGGCTGGGCGTAGGCAAGGAGTCTGTCGTCTACGAGGCCCTCGATGATATTCCGATGGTTATAAAGTTCCACAGGGAGGGCAGGACGAGCTTCTCAAGGGTTAGAAGGGTCAGGGACTATCTCAGGGACAGGCCGAAGGTTGCATGGATATACGCCGCGGCTCTTGCAGCCAGAACCGAGTTCGAGGTGATGAGGAGGCTTTACCCCTCTGTCTCAGTTCCGAAACCGATTGCAAGAAGCAGGCATGCCGTGGCCATGGAGAGGGTCACGGGAGTGCTTCTCACAAAGACAGAGCTTGACGATCCTGAATTCTGTATAAACAGAATCCTCGAGGAGATCGGGAAGGCCTACAGGCTCGGAGTGATACACGCAGACCTGAGCGAGTACAACGTCATCGTGGGGGATGACATAACAATAATCGACTGGCCGCAGGCTGTCGGGAGGGATCACGAGAGCGCGGAGGAGCTTCTCTCGAGGGATGTCTCCAACATACTGAAATACTTTAAGCGCAAATATAAAATAAATCTGAATCCCGGAGATGTTCTCCGAAAGATAAAGGTTGATGATGGATAG
- a CDS encoding HEPN domain-containing protein: protein MPFDWVEFLALARDLQGCSGQSYSEQAASRSSVSRAYYAAFCHTRNYAERNLGFKRTRTGRDHRSLRDHLRNLGQPWDEIAEDLEDLQKWRNMCDYDDVVLNLKYIVQDALKTAEKVIKDCS from the coding sequence ATGCCTTTCGACTGGGTGGAGTTTCTAGCTCTTGCGCGCGATTTGCAGGGCTGCTCAGGCCAATCTTACTCAGAACAGGCAGCAAGCCGGTCATCCGTCAGCAGGGCATACTATGCCGCATTTTGTCACACACGCAACTATGCTGAAAGAAATCTGGGCTTTAAGCGCACAAGGACGGGACGAGACCATAGATCTCTCAGAGATCATTTGAGAAACCTTGGGCAACCCTGGGATGAGATTGCTGAAGATCTGGAAGACCTCCAAAAATGGCGTAACATGTGTGATTATGATGATGTAGTTCTGAACCTCAAGTACATTGTACAAGATGCTCTTAAAACTGCTGAGAAGGTAATAAAAGATTGCAGCTGA
- a CDS encoding TIGR04255 family protein, producing MSKRYAAPPIVEAVCEFRLTPDTTWDLVVPGLFYEKVKGTFPKREQRIVQQIDLTPGPTGLQQQIRTSERILFFTEDMKKIAQIGPRLLVINVLKPYPSWDGFKPLIEIGWSSLKDVAEIRGIERIGLRYINRVELPAQNVDLSKYFEFYPFVGRRLPQQMISFLTGAEFSYADDRDHCRVQLAPAPGAEGKSIFMLDIDYFLTRPRGIEIADAIDWVEEAHKRVEEIFEGCISNTLREMFKEVK from the coding sequence GTGAGTAAAAGATATGCTGCTCCCCCTATTGTAGAGGCGGTTTGTGAATTCAGGCTAACCCCGGATACAACCTGGGACCTGGTAGTACCTGGCTTGTTCTACGAAAAGGTGAAGGGCACGTTTCCTAAGAGGGAACAGCGGATAGTTCAGCAGATTGATCTCACGCCGGGGCCGACGGGTTTACAACAGCAGATCCGGACGAGCGAACGGATCCTGTTCTTCACGGAAGACATGAAGAAGATCGCTCAGATCGGACCTCGCTTGTTAGTGATTAATGTGCTCAAGCCTTATCCTTCCTGGGATGGTTTTAAACCTCTAATTGAGATTGGCTGGAGCAGTTTAAAGGATGTCGCAGAAATTAGGGGTATCGAACGTATTGGTCTGCGTTATATCAATCGGGTAGAACTACCTGCTCAAAATGTAGATTTATCCAAGTACTTTGAGTTCTATCCGTTCGTGGGGCGAAGGCTTCCTCAACAAATGATATCTTTCCTCACGGGAGCAGAATTCTCTTACGCCGATGATAGAGACCATTGCCGTGTGCAGCTTGCTCCCGCACCAGGAGCGGAGGGCAAAAGCATCTTCATGCTGGATATAGATTACTTCCTGACCCGTCCGCGCGGCATAGAAATTGCAGATGCTATAGATTGGGTCGAGGAAGCCCATAAAAGAGTGGAGGAAATTTTCGAGGGGTGTATCTCAAATACACTAAGAGAGATGTTTAAGGAGGTGAAGTAA